TTGCTGTAGCTGAGTAGAGGTTTAAAAATGCCTTCTATTGCCAAACACAACGAGGTTATTACAGTCATCATTATTTTTGCTGTAGAACCAGAACAACAGCAGGAACTAATAAATACAATTGTGGAATTCGTGGAGGCAGATGTAAAGCACCAACCTGGTTTTGTTTCATCGAGTCTCCACAAAAGTTTAGACGGTATCAGAGTCCTAAACTACGCTCAGTGGAAAACTCTAGAAGATTACAAAGCTTTCCTCAATAACTCTGAAATACAAGCGCGGGGAGCAGCTAAATTAGCCAATTTTCATTTACTAGACTCCCGTGTATACGAGGTAACGATTTCTTTACCGGAATCAGCAGACCTCACAATTTCTCCAGGGCGCTTAATTCACCTGGGAGAATTTAGAATGAAGCCAGAAA
This window of the Chroococcidiopsis thermalis PCC 7203 genome carries:
- a CDS encoding antibiotic biosynthesis monooxygenase family protein, whose translation is MPSIAKHNEVITVIIIFAVEPEQQQELINTIVEFVEADVKHQPGFVSSSLHKSLDGIRVLNYAQWKTLEDYKAFLNNSEIQARGAAKLANFHLLDSRVYEVTISLPESADLTISPGRLIHLGEFRMKPENQSRLIELERENVTIALEHPDLLSANFHRSLDGTRTMNYGFWQTLDNFELLVKEPKFAPVREYWQGLSENEFHLYEVVFTEPHE